CCTCACCATGAGGCTCAACGAACTCTATCCCCTAGCGAGGCGCGAGTTTGCCGAGGATTTAATATTCGAGCTGGGTGAAACCCCGGTAACGCTCTCAATAAAGGGCCTCCTGATAGCAAGAAGCCCGAGCGAGGGCTATAACTTCTCCTTCTTCGAGGTTACAGGCAATGACTTCGTGCTGGCCGTTCAAATGAAGGGGTTCGTGCTCTACATCGGGATTGAAAGCGACGAGGAGCTCGACGAGGAGGAGTTCCTTGAGCTCGGAAGGGCTCTCCTTGAGTACCTGACCCCCAAGATAGCGACCCTCATAACCGAGGCCGAGAGGAAGTACTCCGGAAAGGCGGACATACTCCTCGACGACGGCATGTCACCCGAGCTGAAGGAGTTCTTCTTCTCCCTCCTGGCAAAGCACCGGGCCGGAAAAAGCCCCTACGAACAGACCGAGATGGCATAGGGGTGGGTAAATTGAAAAGCTGGGAAAGAATGGTGAGCCTTGTTGTGCTGGCAGTCCTCATCGTCGCCCTTCTGAACGTCTTCGTCCCGGGTGAAGAAGGCGAGAAGGTTAGGGGAGTGAAAAGGCCCGTCCTCTGGGCAATAGACGAGCCACCCATCCTGAAGGAGGCTGAGTGGGAGGAGAAGGATGGAGTCGAGATTGCAACGCTCCCGGCCGAGAAGTGGAAGGAGCTGAGCCTTCAGCTCAAGGCCCTAGGATACTTCCCCGTCTACGGAAACTGGAGCGGTGAATGCAGATGGACGCTGTGGGCCGGAAAGGAGCTCTACTACGTTGAGCTGTCCGGGGAAAAGATAAGGGTTGCCAGGGGAGAGGTAAACTACCTACTCGACTGGATAGGTGAGAACTCCGGATGCGGGAAACCAAGCGCCGAGACGAGGATCATCGGGCCAGACCCGGGGAAGGCGCTGGCCTATGTTGTGACGCTCATAGGGGAGGCCTCTCAGAAGATCGGTATCCTCGCTTTCCCGGGCGAGTGGAAGTGGGGAGCACCGAACTGGAGCCTCGCCAACTGGACGCTGAGGGCCGGGAACGTCACGGTCATTGTCCTCATCTACGGCACCGAGGAGCAGGCCCGCTACGCCTCCTCCTTCATGAAGGACTGTGCCTGCATCCATGCCCTCGGCTACGTTGCCCTCCTCTCCCTCAGGGGAGACCCCTACGATGTCGAACGCCTTTACCGGGCCCTTGAGTCCGTTATGAAAGAGGAGGAAATCAGAGAGTGCGGGTGATGAGCATGAAGAGGGTCCTCGGGGCCATCATAGCCATCGCGGTTCTGGCGTCTGCCCTCTACTACTGGGGAAGGGACGAGGTGAAACCCGTTGAAAAGCCCGCCCTCTGGGGCCTCACCGACCCGCCGGCTCTGACAGATATGAGCTGGGAAAAGACCGGTAACGCTGAAGTCCTGAAGGTCGAGAACGGGAGCGCGCCCCAGCTTTATGGAGAAGTCATAGCAGAGCTCCAGGATCTGGGCTACTCCATGTCCTCCGGGAACTGGAGCGGAACGGAGTGCCAGTGGAGCCTCTGGGAGAGGGCCGGAGGAAAGGCCTACTACGTGGCCTACAACGGGAGTACCTTTTTGGCCGTGAGGGGAAGCTCCAGTGGCGTCCTCAACGAGACCCGGAGGGAATGGCTCTGCGGACGACCCTCGGGATCCTTCATAGCGAGTGCCCCGAGCCCAGGGAAGGCCGCTGAGGTTCTGGCGATAGGCCTCGGAAAGGAGCTTATGGATGCCGGTATTTCCATTGGGCAGGCCAACTGGAGCGGGCCTCTCCCCGACTGGTACCTCGCAAAGTTCTCCTTCGAAGCCAAGACGGGCGACGGCGTGCAGGTGCTCATCCTGATATACTCCAGGGAAGACCAGGTCAGGTACGCCAAATACCTCCTCAGGAAAGCCGATAGGGGTCTGAGGTTCATAGAAAGCGACGCCGGGCAATACAGGGCCCTCATCGTCCTGAAGGGGAGGAAGGCGGACGTTGAGAGGGTTCTCTCGATTATCACCGAGACTCCAAAGGGCTGACGTTTGGACGGATTTTTCCATACTTTCCCCATCTTTTTCGTCAGAGCACCGAATTTATCCCCAAAAAACATATAAATGGGGAAGTGTTCTGCACTACGATGCCCAATGACAGTCAGGAGTGATCGTTTTTGGCTTTATATGCGCCCCCTTAATGGAGCTCTTTAGCCCACAATCTCAAGGGCGGGATTGCTTTTGGCCCTGAACTGAGAAGGGTGCTCGTTTTTGGAGATGAGCTAAACTCCCCACTTTCCGGTTTAGCCATCACGCTCATTATTCCCTCGCTTTTGGGACTTTTTCTTCAAGAAGTCAAGACGGAGGTGTTAGAATGAAAGCCGTTCTTCCGGATTCGAAGATACCGAAGAAGTGGTACAACATTTTGCCGGACCTTCCGGAGCCTCTAGCGCCACCCCTCGACCCGGAGACGAACGAACCGATTGAACCCGAGAAGCTACTCAGGATTTTCGCGGCCGAGCTGGTAAAGCAGGAAGTCAGCAACGAGCGCTACATCGAAATACCCGCGGAGGTCAGGAGGCTCTACGCCAAGATTGGAAGGCCCACCCCCCTCTTCCGGGCGACGCACCTTGAAAAGGCCCTCGGCACGCCGGCGAGGATATACTTCAAGTTCGAGGGTGCAACGGTAACCGGAAGCCACAAGATAAACACGGCATTGGCTCAAGCCTACTACGCCAAGAAGCAGGGAATCGAGAGGCTTGTCACAGAGACGGGAGCGGGCCAGTGGGGAACTGCCTTGAGCTTAGCAGGAGCACTCCTTGGCCTGAAGGTTCGCGTTTACATGGCCCGCGCCAGCTACCAGCAGAAGCCCTACAGGAAGACGATTATGCGCCTCTACGGAGCGGAAATCTACCCGAGCCCGAGCGACAGGACAGAAATCGGACGGAAGTTTTTGGCAGAAGATCCAAACCACCCCGGAGGGTTGGGTATAGCCATAAGCGAGGCCATTGAAGACGTTTTGAGAGACGAAAAGGCCCGCTACGCCCTCGGAAGCGTGCTGAACCACGTCCTCATGCACCAGACGGTCATAGGGCTGGAAGCTAAAGAGCAGATGAGGGAGTTTGAAGAACCGGACGTTATAATCGGCTGCGTCGGCGGCGGGAGCAACTTCGCCGGCTTGGCATATCCGTTCGTGAAGGAAGTCCTTGACGGCAAAGCCGAGTACGAGTTCATAGCGGTTGAACCTAAAGCCGCTCCCTCCATGACGCGCGGTGTCTACAAGTACGACTACGGCGATTCCGGTGGCTACACTCCGAAGATGAAGATGCACACTTTGGGCCACACCTACTACGTCCCGCCGATACACGCCGGCGGTTTACGCTACCACGGCTTAGCACCAACGCTCAGCGTTCTGATAAACCACGGAATCGTCAGGCCAGTGGCCTACCACCAGAACGAGGTCTTCCAAGCGGCCGAGCTCTTCGCGAAGACCGAGGGCATAATTCCAGCCCCAGAAAGTGCACACGCAATAAAGGGAGCGATAGACAGGGCACTGAAGGCGAAGGAAGAAGGAAAAGAGGAAGTCATACTCTTCAACCTCAGTGGACACGGCCTGCTCGACCTTCAGGGCTACGAGGACTACCTCGACGGAAAGCTTGAAGATTACGAGCCCGACTACTTCCCTGCTTTAGAGGAGCCCTGACCCGGCTTTTTCTTTTTATGCCCGGGAAAGTTGAATTTCTGGGAGCTCAAAAGCTTTTTAGAGGGTGGAGAGAATATAACGTAATGGTGGTTGTCTATGGATAAAGAGCCTCCATCTCGCTCTGTTGAGACGAACTTTCTTAGGTCCTTTTTGATTTCGAAAAACGTTGACGAGCTCTCAAGGAACCTTAAAGGGGTTTTGAACTCTTATCTAAACTCTCTTCAGAGCAGACTCGGGGTTGAGGGGCAGACCCTTGAGATAGTTCCCGTTGGGTCATTTTCTAAACTTCCAAACGAGCGAAGGCTTCTGTATCCACTCAGCGAGCTCAACGTTAAAAGTGGCGTTCTGTACGTTCTCAAGGGTGTTCTCCAAGACACGATGGTGGATCCACTCACCGGGCCGTTTTACATCGCTACCTGGGAAATGCTCTCGGCGCAGAGTCTTATGATAGCTCCCCGGAGGAAGATACCCCTCAACGTAAACGGCGCCTTCCTAGGTGGAATAATTTCTTCGATGGCCCTGTTTTCCGGCGACGATGCGAGTGTTATAGCGGGGGAGAGGTACCTCGACAACATACACAGGAACACCAAACTAATATTAGACGAGATATTGAGACGCCTCCAAGGGACTAACCCGTTCACCCAATACGAGGTCTGGAGTGAGCAGGGAAGCAAGCTTCAGTTCTACATAGGAGCTCTCTATCAACTCGCTTATGATTCCCTATCCCTGTGGATGGGCAGTACCCTCGGAAAAATGCTCGACACAATATCTGGGAGAAGCTTAATGCTGAAAGAGGCGGTGAGCTTTCTCATGAAGGATCCGAACTCCAGCGTCCCGGAGTTCCATAAAAGAAGCGCCACCCTGGCCCTTGCTCTGGGGGATGAGCTCGGAAAGGAGATAGCTGAAGTTACACGGGATGCCACGGATTACCTGATCTACGTGGAGACGTTCCAGAGGACAGACGAAGACATCAACTGGAGAATGTTCAGGTAAGCTTTGACAGAATCCTCCTTGGATAGAAGTTCAAGCTCGCCCTGGCCTCTGGAATTTCCATCCCTATGTTTATCCCGAGGCTCATCAAGTCCCTCGGAGAGCGGACTTCCCACCTGCTCTCGGCCGAGCTCGTTATAAACCTCGGCACGCGGTACTTCCTAACGAGCTCCCAGACCTTCATCATGAAGCGCAGAGTTAAGGCTCTCTCGTATGGGCTGGCCTTCAGAAGGGGTGAAAGGGAGAAGCCTATCGCGACGTTTCTCCTTGAGGCCATTCCAGCTAAGGTGTGGTCGAAGCCTGTGTCCTTCCTCCCGAGCCAGGGGCTTATCAAAGCGTCTGCCCCGGCTTCTATCGCCATCCTGTTGACCC
The Thermococcus sp. DNA segment above includes these coding regions:
- a CDS encoding TrpB-like pyridoxal phosphate-dependent enzyme; the protein is MKAVLPDSKIPKKWYNILPDLPEPLAPPLDPETNEPIEPEKLLRIFAAELVKQEVSNERYIEIPAEVRRLYAKIGRPTPLFRATHLEKALGTPARIYFKFEGATVTGSHKINTALAQAYYAKKQGIERLVTETGAGQWGTALSLAGALLGLKVRVYMARASYQQKPYRKTIMRLYGAEIYPSPSDRTEIGRKFLAEDPNHPGGLGIAISEAIEDVLRDEKARYALGSVLNHVLMHQTVIGLEAKEQMREFEEPDVIIGCVGGGSNFAGLAYPFVKEVLDGKAEYEFIAVEPKAAPSMTRGVYKYDYGDSGGYTPKMKMHTLGHTYYVPPIHAGGLRYHGLAPTLSVLINHGIVRPVAYHQNEVFQAAELFAKTEGIIPAPESAHAIKGAIDRALKAKEEGKEEVILFNLSGHGLLDLQGYEDYLDGKLEDYEPDYFPALEEP
- a CDS encoding Ribonuclease P protein component 3 produces the protein MTEENLPRDYFVEMDVRSEEAYELVSEWFDEVVFTRKLVLKDEPEWGALKDELKELRERYGKVALLLVTKKPSLIREVKRRNLKALLYVQGGDMRVNRMAIEAGADALISPWLGRKDTGFDHTLAGMASRRNVAIGFSLSPLLKASPYERALTLRFMMKVWELVRKYRVPRFITSSAESRWEVRSPRDLMSLGINIGMEIPEARASLNFYPRRILSKLT